The following are from one region of the Spirochaetae bacterium HGW-Spirochaetae-1 genome:
- a CDS encoding molecular chaperone HtpG, with the protein MAKHKFQTEVNQLLHLIIHSLYSHREIFIRELISNASDALDKLKYLTLTDEEFKKIDFSPRIDISFDAHNSEILTIEDTGIGMNAQELEENLGTIARSGTKNFVQQLTGDDKRDSNLIGQFGVGFYSSFMVADKVEVVSRRAGEDKAWKWTSDGKGEYDLEEAVRDKIGTTVTVFLNEDGKEFANRWTIENIIKKYSNHIPFPIFLHYEDTRYEGEGDNRKEIKEPTVSQINAASALWKRPKNELKDEDYQEFYKTISHGYEDPLHYVHTHAEGTMDYSTLFYIPSKAPFDLFRADYKPGIKLYVKRVFITDDDKELMPVYLRFVRGVIDSEDIPLNVSREILQQNKVLAKIKSSSVKKILGELETIKNNDREKYTSFYKEFGIPIKEGLYQDYENKDKLMDLVMYKSTGTEGFTTLAEYMGRMKVDQKSIYYITGGKEENLRNSPLLEMYRNKDIEVLIMDDEIDEIVVTMMQKYKDFDLKSVNRTDAAEDLKTAEDKEREKEVMPLIEKIKKALGEAVKDVKASTRLSDSPSCIVADENDPTVQMHHILKAMGQDKMEEFKPILEINPSHEIVEKLSHTDDESVIGDISHLLLEQAMIIEGIELKSPTEFVKRLNRVMNKAL; encoded by the coding sequence ATGGCCAAACACAAATTTCAGACCGAGGTGAACCAGCTCCTGCACCTCATCATCCACTCACTCTATTCACACCGGGAAATATTCATCCGGGAACTCATATCCAATGCCTCGGACGCGCTGGATAAACTCAAGTATCTCACCCTCACTGACGAGGAGTTCAAAAAAATCGACTTTAGTCCCCGCATCGATATAAGCTTCGATGCCCACAACAGTGAAATTCTCACCATTGAGGACACGGGTATCGGGATGAACGCCCAGGAGCTCGAAGAAAATCTGGGAACCATAGCCCGCTCCGGCACCAAAAATTTCGTGCAGCAGCTCACGGGTGATGATAAAAGGGACTCCAATCTCATCGGGCAGTTCGGTGTCGGTTTTTATTCATCCTTCATGGTGGCCGACAAGGTGGAGGTTGTGAGCAGACGTGCCGGCGAGGATAAGGCCTGGAAATGGACCAGCGACGGCAAGGGTGAATATGATCTGGAAGAGGCAGTGCGCGATAAAATCGGCACCACGGTGACGGTTTTCCTCAATGAAGACGGAAAGGAATTCGCAAACCGCTGGACCATTGAGAATATCATAAAAAAATACTCCAACCATATTCCCTTCCCCATTTTTCTTCACTATGAAGACACACGCTACGAGGGCGAGGGAGACAACCGCAAAGAGATCAAGGAACCGACCGTAAGCCAGATCAACGCTGCATCGGCACTCTGGAAGCGTCCCAAGAATGAGCTCAAGGATGAGGACTACCAGGAGTTCTACAAGACAATTTCCCATGGTTATGAGGACCCTCTGCATTATGTACACACCCACGCCGAAGGAACCATGGATTACTCCACACTTTTCTACATACCATCAAAGGCACCTTTTGATCTTTTCAGGGCCGATTACAAACCCGGCATCAAACTCTATGTTAAACGGGTATTCATCACCGATGATGACAAGGAGCTCATGCCGGTATACCTTCGTTTTGTCCGGGGCGTCATCGACTCCGAGGATATTCCCCTCAATGTGAGCCGCGAGATACTTCAGCAGAACAAGGTCCTGGCGAAGATCAAGTCTTCGTCGGTGAAAAAAATTCTCGGCGAGCTTGAGACCATCAAGAACAATGATCGCGAAAAATACACATCATTCTATAAGGAATTCGGAATCCCCATTAAAGAAGGGCTCTACCAGGATTATGAAAACAAAGACAAGCTCATGGATCTGGTCATGTATAAATCGACCGGTACTGAAGGCTTTACGACTCTGGCAGAATATATGGGGCGCATGAAGGTTGATCAGAAATCAATTTATTACATAACAGGCGGGAAAGAGGAGAACCTCAGGAACAGCCCCCTCCTGGAGATGTACAGAAACAAGGATATCGAGGTCCTCATCATGGATGATGAAATCGACGAGATCGTCGTGACCATGATGCAGAAATATAAAGACTTTGACCTGAAATCAGTCAACCGCACCGATGCGGCCGAAGACCTTAAAACCGCCGAAGATAAAGAGCGGGAAAAAGAGGTTATGCCTCTCATTGAAAAAATTAAAAAGGCCCTGGGTGAGGCTGTCAAAGATGTCAAGGCCAGTACCCGCCTCAGTGATTCACCGTCATGCATTGTGGCCGACGAAAACGATCCCACGGTTCAGATGCATCATATTCTGAAGGCCATGGGCCAGGATAAAATGGAGGAATTCAAACCAATCCTGGAAATAAATCCCAGCCATGAAATAGTGGAGAAGCTGTCCCACACCGATGATGAATCCGTTATCGGCGATATCAGCCACCTGCTCCTTGAACAGGCCATGATCATTGAAGGGATCGAACTCAAAAGCCCCACGGAATTTGTAAAACGGCTCAACCGTGTCATGAACAAGGCCCTGTAA
- a CDS encoding aminoacetone oxidase family FAD-binding enzyme: MKRIAIIGAGASGLTAACYASGDGRHVLLFEKQKKIGRKLLVTGNGRCNISNRNIIAGHYHGHNSRFVDAVFSRFSLQDTITFFEELGVPFIEEDEGRLYPASLQASTITKVFQYELKKRNVDLQLHRRIERIEYEETGFTLYTAGAEEHRVDSVILAAGSCAFPPAGASNIGYDLARSLGHRVYEPWPVILPVTIPLKSLHQLQGIKWDAAIRVEVNGKEQERSVGELLFTAYGISGPVSLNVSRSVNAAVIAGKSPVVIIDLYPSMSGDDLARRLDRLWSDGGKKTGFSLLGIMKERMPEVLCGIAGVDPEKRVASLTPADKEKIAGTMKNLILEPGKPRGFQEAVAAAGGVDVDEIDPATMESKLVRNLYITGELLDVDGDSGGYNLQFAWSTGAIAGMAQ; encoded by the coding sequence ATGAAAAGAATTGCTATCATAGGTGCAGGTGCATCAGGTCTTACTGCAGCCTGTTATGCGTCAGGGGACGGCAGGCATGTGCTTCTTTTTGAAAAGCAGAAAAAAATCGGCAGAAAACTTTTGGTAACGGGAAACGGCAGGTGCAATATATCAAACAGAAATATTATCGCCGGACATTATCATGGCCATAACTCCCGTTTTGTTGATGCCGTCTTTTCCCGTTTTTCACTCCAGGATACGATCACCTTTTTTGAGGAACTGGGCGTTCCTTTTATCGAGGAGGATGAGGGGAGACTGTATCCCGCATCGCTCCAGGCATCAACTATCACAAAAGTTTTTCAGTACGAATTGAAAAAACGAAATGTCGATCTGCAGCTTCACCGCAGGATAGAAAGGATAGAATACGAGGAGACAGGCTTCACCCTGTATACTGCAGGAGCCGAGGAACACCGCGTTGATTCGGTTATATTGGCGGCGGGGAGCTGCGCCTTCCCACCTGCGGGCGCTTCCAATATTGGTTATGACCTGGCCCGCTCTCTGGGGCACCGGGTTTATGAGCCATGGCCGGTCATACTCCCCGTCACGATTCCCCTTAAATCACTGCATCAGCTCCAGGGAATTAAATGGGATGCAGCCATTCGTGTCGAGGTTAACGGGAAGGAGCAGGAGAGAAGTGTGGGTGAACTGCTTTTTACCGCTTATGGAATATCCGGACCGGTTTCGCTCAACGTGTCTAGATCGGTAAATGCCGCAGTCATTGCCGGTAAAAGCCCGGTTGTAATCATCGATCTGTACCCTTCCATGTCGGGCGATGACCTGGCCCGGCGGCTGGACAGGCTCTGGTCCGATGGCGGGAAAAAGACTGGGTTCAGTCTTCTGGGTATCATGAAAGAGCGGATGCCAGAAGTGCTTTGCGGAATTGCCGGCGTTGATCCGGAAAAACGCGTTGCATCCCTTACACCCGCGGATAAAGAAAAGATTGCCGGTACCATGAAAAACCTGATCCTTGAGCCGGGAAAGCCCCGCGGATTCCAGGAAGCCGTTGCTGCCGCAGGCGGTGTTGATGTCGATGAAATAGACCCGGCCACCATGGAATCGAAACTTGTCAGGAACCTGTACATTACCGGCGAACTTCTCGACGTAGACGGAGACAGCGGCGGATACAATCTGCAGTTTGCCTGGAGCACCGGTGCTATAGCCGGCATGGCTCAATAA
- a CDS encoding SsrA-binding protein — translation MTDHFIDIIRNKKARFDYEILEFFEAGIVLHGTEVKSLRQRRCSIQESYVKIKDGEAFITGLTISAYEMGNRYNHEPDRDRKLLLHKQEIKRLTGKLKEKGLTLVPLRIYFKNGRAKIELGLAKGKASYDKRKTIQKRDLDRDMQREMKKYT, via the coding sequence ATGACAGACCACTTTATCGACATTATAAGAAACAAGAAAGCCCGCTTTGACTACGAGATACTGGAATTCTTTGAGGCCGGGATCGTTCTTCACGGCACGGAAGTCAAATCCCTGCGCCAGAGACGGTGCAGCATACAGGAATCATACGTAAAAATAAAGGACGGCGAGGCATTTATTACGGGACTCACCATCTCAGCCTATGAAATGGGGAATCGCTATAATCATGAACCCGACAGGGACCGCAAGCTTCTTCTTCACAAACAGGAGATAAAAAGGCTGACGGGAAAACTGAAGGAAAAGGGCCTTACACTGGTACCGTTGCGAATTTATTTTAAAAACGGCAGGGCAAAAATTGAACTCGGTCTTGCCAAGGGAAAAGCCAGCTACGACAAACGAAAGACCATTCAGAAACGGGACCTGGATCGCGACATGCAGCGCGAGATGAAAAAATATACATAA
- a CDS encoding chemotaxis protein CheD (catalyzes the conversion of glutamine residues to glutamate on methyl-accepting chemotaxis receptors) produces the protein MNDSLINVGVAQLKVGVNPAVLRTILGSCVGICIYDRMKKIGGLAHILLPQDTSGGATPEKYADTAIPMLVERLLKDGAKKEFMSAKIAGGSAMFKFQSNVSLGQIGERNIEEAKKMLDKLGIKVVEEDVGGNTGRVIDFFMDDGHLKVKAAGKEKMYYKV, from the coding sequence ATGAATGATTCACTTATCAATGTCGGAGTAGCCCAGCTTAAAGTGGGTGTGAATCCGGCTGTTTTGCGAACAATACTGGGAAGCTGTGTCGGTATCTGTATTTATGACCGTATGAAAAAGATCGGAGGTCTTGCCCATATACTGCTTCCTCAGGATACTTCGGGCGGGGCCACTCCTGAAAAATATGCTGATACGGCTATTCCAATGCTGGTTGAGCGGCTTCTGAAGGATGGGGCCAAAAAAGAATTCATGTCGGCGAAAATAGCCGGTGGTTCAGCCATGTTCAAATTTCAGTCAAATGTCTCACTGGGACAGATAGGTGAAAGGAATATTGAAGAAGCAAAAAAAATGCTGGATAAACTGGGAATCAAGGTAGTTGAAGAAGATGTAGGGGGGAATACAGGGAGAGTTATTGATTTCTTTATGGATGACGGCCATCTGAAAGTTAAAGCCGCGGGCAAGGAAAAGATGTATTACAAAGTATAA
- a CDS encoding CoA pyrophosphatase — translation MTYMAVICMKMRFENEDDFRLFKEELKHRLARHSIRTMESDGYRRSAVKILIMNKENEPHVLLTKRTHKVSTHKGQISFPGGGYDEGDGEILNTALRETYEEVGIPAEAIEYIGQFDDYVSIFGHHVSCFVGAITHPFPYEFNDDEISDYVEAPLRLFVNREYERLQTYQHEGKDYTVYHYLFNGYEIWGLTARILTDFAGKIMSEVHE, via the coding sequence ATGACATATATGGCGGTGATCTGTATGAAGATGCGATTCGAAAATGAAGACGATTTCCGGCTTTTCAAGGAAGAATTGAAACATCGTCTCGCACGACATTCGATCAGGACCATGGAGTCGGACGGATACCGCCGCTCAGCCGTAAAAATACTGATAATGAACAAGGAAAATGAGCCCCATGTTCTTCTGACAAAGAGGACACATAAAGTATCAACGCATAAAGGGCAGATTTCCTTTCCCGGCGGGGGCTATGATGAAGGTGACGGTGAAATTCTTAATACGGCGCTGCGCGAGACCTATGAGGAAGTGGGGATTCCCGCCGAGGCCATTGAATACATCGGTCAGTTTGATGATTACGTGTCAATATTTGGGCATCATGTGAGCTGTTTCGTGGGAGCCATTACCCATCCCTTTCCCTACGAATTCAATGATGACGAAATTTCCGATTATGTAGAGGCGCCGCTGCGTCTTTTTGTCAATCGTGAATATGAAAGGCTCCAGACCTATCAGCACGAAGGGAAGGATTATACCGTTTACCATTATCTCTTTAATGGATATGAAATATGGGGGCTTACGGCGAGAATTCTCACCGATTTCGCCGGGAAAATCATGAGTGAAGTGCATGAGTAG
- a CDS encoding fumarate hydratase (Catalyzes the reversible hydration of fumaric acid to yield I-malic acid): MTKRIINTDKILEEVIRLIYQASFILPPEVEASIDSMIKGEQSPGAIETLKVLKENSLIARTEELPLCQDCGAVIIFIEMGQDISLEGNFIGDAVNDAVAEAYRKYYLRKSIVSDPLNRINTGTNTPAFVHYDLVPGTVFRLTVYLKGGGSENMTSLRMFRPTDPVEEILDHIEKVVVQAGPNPCPPVYLGVGLGGMADVAMVNAKKAVLRGIGTQHPDPYYADLELKIMERLNKTNVGPLGFGGNSTVGGVFIKEAPAHIASLPVALNLNCHSLRFRTVEL; this comes from the coding sequence ATGACAAAAAGAATAATCAATACGGATAAAATTCTGGAAGAGGTCATCAGGCTTATTTATCAGGCCAGTTTCATCCTTCCCCCCGAAGTGGAAGCCTCAATTGACTCAATGATAAAAGGCGAACAATCGCCGGGCGCCATTGAGACTCTCAAGGTTCTGAAGGAGAACTCCCTCATTGCAAGGACTGAGGAATTGCCGCTGTGCCAGGACTGCGGGGCCGTCATAATATTTATTGAAATGGGGCAGGATATTTCCCTGGAGGGGAATTTTATCGGGGATGCCGTCAACGATGCCGTAGCCGAAGCCTATAGAAAATATTATCTGAGGAAAAGCATTGTGAGTGATCCCCTGAACAGGATTAATACGGGAACCAATACGCCGGCCTTCGTTCATTATGACCTCGTTCCCGGCACTGTTTTCCGGCTCACCGTGTATCTGAAGGGCGGCGGTTCGGAAAACATGACATCGCTGAGAATGTTTCGTCCAACGGACCCTGTCGAGGAGATTTTGGATCATATCGAAAAGGTCGTCGTGCAGGCGGGCCCAAATCCATGCCCGCCCGTTTATCTCGGTGTTGGACTGGGCGGCATGGCCGATGTGGCCATGGTAAACGCCAAAAAGGCCGTCTTGCGAGGCATAGGAACGCAGCATCCCGATCCCTATTATGCCGATCTTGAGTTAAAGATTATGGAACGCCTGAATAAAACAAATGTCGGCCCCCTGGGGTTCGGCGGAAACAGCACTGTCGGCGGTGTTTTCATCAAAGAAGCGCCGGCTCACATAGCGTCCCTGCCCGTGGCTCTGAATCTTAACTGTCATTCCCTGCGATTCAGGACGGTGGAATTATGA
- a CDS encoding aminopeptidase P family protein — protein sequence MIHTEEYLDRLNRLQQKVQQKKLGAFLVTSQESIYYLTGVPYTPLERPFFIIIWPKKKPGLIVPAMEEVHLRKAEGIGEIAVYWEYPSPRGRGWPEILKKVLGKTKNIGVEPSMSVDIFHELKGFSAKINSLVEDMRIIKSPAEIEMIRTTAGYCDIGMKEILGGAYYNISELEIFSRGRAVQMRILKEQEYEALTTSILCMSWVAPDSAMPHSVPRVEDRLREGPHIAMSFLRVNGYAAECERTWFLTDPVPEVRKAFAVMMEARDIALSMAGPGTPCHAIDQHVTDFIASKGYGGNLLHRTGHGIGLGNHEGPWVAMGSRHLLEENMVISIEPGIYLPGVGGVRHSDTVLITSSGHTLLTGYPVEMDQLIMRKGNPLTRLKGRIIRHIAGIE from the coding sequence ATGATACATACTGAAGAATACCTGGACCGGCTGAATCGATTACAACAAAAAGTACAACAGAAAAAGCTTGGCGCTTTCCTGGTGACATCCCAGGAAAGCATCTATTATCTCACCGGCGTTCCCTATACCCCCCTGGAAAGACCCTTCTTTATAATAATCTGGCCGAAAAAAAAACCTGGCCTCATTGTCCCGGCCATGGAAGAGGTCCATTTAAGGAAAGCCGAAGGAATCGGTGAAATTGCCGTCTACTGGGAATATCCTTCTCCCCGGGGACGTGGATGGCCTGAAATTCTAAAGAAGGTTCTGGGAAAAACAAAAAATATTGGTGTTGAGCCCTCTATGTCTGTTGATATTTTTCATGAACTGAAGGGGTTTTCTGCAAAAATCAATTCTCTTGTTGAGGATATGAGGATAATAAAATCCCCGGCCGAGATCGAGATGATACGGACAACGGCAGGGTATTGTGATATCGGCATGAAAGAAATTCTGGGCGGAGCCTATTATAATATTTCCGAACTGGAGATTTTTTCACGGGGCCGGGCAGTCCAGATGAGGATACTGAAAGAACAGGAATATGAGGCACTGACAACCAGTATTCTCTGTATGTCATGGGTTGCACCTGACAGCGCCATGCCGCACAGCGTTCCCCGGGTTGAAGACCGTCTGAGGGAAGGACCGCACATCGCCATGTCCTTTCTCAGGGTTAACGGCTATGCGGCCGAGTGTGAGCGCACCTGGTTCCTGACAGATCCAGTCCCGGAGGTTAGAAAAGCCTTTGCTGTCATGATGGAAGCCAGGGATATTGCCCTGTCCATGGCAGGTCCCGGCACCCCCTGTCATGCTATTGACCAGCATGTCACGGATTTTATCGCTTCAAAGGGATATGGCGGCAACCTGCTTCACCGTACGGGACACGGCATCGGTCTTGGCAATCATGAAGGCCCCTGGGTTGCCATGGGAAGCAGACATTTACTTGAAGAAAACATGGTAATCAGCATTGAGCCCGGCATATATCTTCCGGGGGTCGGCGGTGTTCGGCACTCCGACACGGTGCTCATTACATCGTCAGGACATACATTGCTGACAGGTTATCCCGTTGAAATGGACCAGCTTATAATGCGAAAGGGTAATCCCCTGACCAGGCTGAAGGGGAGAATAATTCGACATATAGCCGGTATAGAATAA
- the fsa gene encoding fructose-6-phosphate aldolase, producing MKFFIDTADVNEIRKARELGILDGVTTNPSLVSKIGRPYIEVLTEVAREVDGPVSAEVISTDYKGMLKEAHELIKLGGNINIKIPLIEEGLRAVKTLSSEGIKTNVTLCFNAVQALMAAKAGATYISPFVGRLDDINADGMEVVEEITAIYDNYGYETEVIVASVRNSLHIKYAALAGAHIATIPFSVFQKLIQHPLTDRGLAQFLEDYKKIGK from the coding sequence ATGAAATTTTTTATCGATACGGCCGATGTGAATGAGATCCGCAAGGCCCGTGAACTGGGCATACTGGATGGCGTCACCACTAACCCGTCTCTGGTGAGTAAAATCGGGAGACCCTATATCGAAGTGCTGACGGAAGTTGCCAGGGAGGTGGATGGTCCCGTTTCAGCCGAGGTCATATCCACTGATTATAAAGGCATGCTGAAAGAGGCCCATGAGCTGATAAAACTGGGGGGAAATATCAACATCAAAATTCCCCTTATAGAGGAGGGGCTCCGGGCGGTAAAAACCCTTTCATCGGAGGGTATCAAAACCAATGTGACTCTCTGTTTCAACGCCGTCCAGGCCCTTATGGCAGCCAAGGCCGGTGCCACCTACATTTCTCCATTTGTCGGCCGTCTTGACGATATTAACGCCGACGGCATGGAAGTGGTTGAGGAAATAACGGCCATCTATGACAACTACGGTTACGAGACCGAGGTGATAGTCGCCTCCGTGCGCAACTCACTGCATATAAAATACGCAGCCCTTGCCGGAGCCCATATCGCCACCATACCATTTTCCGTTTTCCAGAAGCTCATCCAGCATCCTCTCACGGACCGGGGCCTTGCCCAATTTCTTGAGGACTATAAAAAAATAGGCAAGTGA
- a CDS encoding fumarate hydratase, translating to MTTWKRISTPLSYDDVSLMHSGDRFLLSGIVYTARDRAHERLRYMVAEGKELPFMPAGQVLYYVGPSPQPRGRIIGAAGPTTSYRMDPFTEVMLKTGIRGMIGKGKRDEKTRSLLQQYGGVYFSSYGGAGAYLAKRITEARVIAFEDLGPEAIYELRVLDFPVIVINDIYGGDLYEDAIRK from the coding sequence ATGACGACATGGAAGCGTATCAGTACACCGCTCTCATATGATGATGTGAGCCTCATGCATTCGGGAGACCGGTTCCTTCTTTCAGGGATTGTCTATACCGCCCGTGACCGGGCCCATGAACGGCTGCGATATATGGTGGCTGAGGGGAAAGAGCTCCCTTTTATGCCGGCGGGCCAGGTGCTTTACTATGTGGGCCCAAGCCCGCAACCCCGGGGCAGGATCATCGGGGCGGCGGGCCCCACGACATCATACCGCATGGATCCCTTCACCGAAGTGATGCTGAAGACGGGAATACGGGGCATGATAGGCAAGGGGAAGCGGGATGAAAAAACCCGTTCTCTTCTGCAGCAATACGGCGGAGTGTACTTCAGCAGCTATGGCGGAGCCGGTGCTTATCTGGCAAAGCGAATAACGGAGGCCCGCGTGATCGCATTTGAGGACCTGGGACCTGAGGCGATCTATGAACTGCGCGTTCTTGACTTCCCGGTAATTGTTATCAATGACATATATGGCGGTGATCTGTATGAAGATGCGATTCGAAAATGA